From a region of the Oncorhynchus tshawytscha isolate Ot180627B linkage group LG14, Otsh_v2.0, whole genome shotgun sequence genome:
- the LOC112267266 gene encoding integral membrane protein 2C, which translates to MVKITFQSVAGQKAEKEQNDGDKTDILITHPMEDEEELVLPLRSGRSPLNGLCCLTFGLVVFMSGLVLASIYVYRYYFIPQIPEESLFHCRVRYEDSVYAPLRGRQELEENVGIYLEDNYEQISVPVPHFGGSDPADIIHDFHRGLTAYHDIALDKCYVIELNTTIVMPPRNLWELLVNVKKGTYLPQTYIIQEEMFVTGRVHNMRQLGPFIYRLCNGKDTYRLKRRARRRINKREVANCHRIRHFENTFVVETVICDGA; encoded by the exons ATGGTGAAGATCACTTTCCAGTCCGTCGCGGGACAGAAAGCCGAGAAAGAGCAGAATGATGGCGACAAGACCGACATTCTCATAACCCATCCAATG gaggatgaggaggagctgGTTCTGCCTCTGCGCTCAGGGAGATCTCCTCTGAATGGCCTATGCTGCCTGACCTTTGGCCTGGTGGTCTTCATGTCTGGTCTGGTGTTGGCCTCCATCTATGTCTACCGCTACTACTTCATACCCCAG ATCCCAGAGGAGAGTCTGTTCCACTGCAGGGTTCGTTATGAGGACTCTGTATACGCCCCTCTGAGAGgcagacaggagctggaggagaacGTGGGCATCTACCTGGAAGACAACTATGAGCAGATCAGCGTGCCTGTGCCCCACTTTGGAGGAAGCGACCCTGCTGACATCATCCACGACTTTCACAGG GGACTGACTGCCTACCATGACATCGCTCTGGACAAATGCTATGTCATCGAGCTCAACACCACCATCGTTATGCCCCCACGGAACCTCTGGGAACTGCTGGTCAATGTTAAG AAGGGGACATACCTGCCCCAGACCTACATTATCCAGGAGGAGATGTTTGTGACAGGGAGGGTTCACAACATGCGCCAGCTGGGGCCCTTCATCTACCGCCTGTGTAACGGCAAGGACACATACCGCCTGAAACGCCGCGCCCGCAGAC GCATCAACAAACGTGAAGTGGCGAACTGCCATCGCATCCGCCACTTTGAGAACACGTTTGTGGTTGAGACGGTCATCTGTGATGGAGCGTAA
- the LOC112267265 gene encoding lysophosphatidic acid receptor 6: MVLCDSKVCYIQWIVYVPTFMVGLPLNLAALWLLLFRMRRWTESTVYLSSLIINDSLLIFSLPFKMYAYEHNWGLSMGFCTFLESLVFVNIYGSIILIVCISGDRYVYLRFPINGKHLHSPRKAALVCLAVWVMVFAFTTPVYELHNKNNNDTRMHKGNETKCFQKFSSETWKKKWIIIAIETVFSISTVAMVFFSVRVMQILSGMRRLNPLDDKLRNNKSVKIVLSNLVAFLLCFIPYHVAAVVYFLAKNRTEDPNVINPLRDFVHISMCLGSINCLTDGVCYYFILKENLLTASKERRRMSTRGNAVARLREINQHPMDNIKVKEPGEIGSDTQVNGDQLDLLDRCGLSPLGACRVESRVETFPL; this comes from the coding sequence ATGGTACTGTGTGACAGCAAAGTGTGCTATATACAGTGGATTGTCTATGTCCCCACGTTCATGGTGGGTCTTCCCCTCAACCTGGCCGCTCTATGGCTCCTCCTCTTCAGGATGCGTCGATGGACTGAGTCCACGGTGTACCTCAGCAGTCTGATCATCAACGACAGCcttctcatcttctctctgcCCTTCAAGATGTACGCCTACGAACACAACTGGGGCCTGAGCATGGGATTCTGCACCTTCCTGGAGAGCCTGGTGTTCGTCAACATCTATGGGAGCATCATACTGATCGTGTGCATCTCTGGCGACCGCTATGTTTATTTGCGATTTCCAATCAATGGCAAGCATCTGCACTCGCCACGGAAGGCTGCCCTGGTATGCCTGGCCGTGTGGGTGATGGTATTCGCTTTCACCACACCCGTCTATGAGCtccacaacaaaaacaacaacgacACCAGAATGCACAAAGGCAACGAAACCAAGTGTTTCCAGAAGTTCTCCAGCGAAACCTGGAAGAAGAAATGGATCATCATCGCCATAGAGACAGTGTTCTCAATCAGCACGGTTGCCATGGTGTTCTTCTCGGTGCGCGTGATGCAGATCCTGAGTGGCATGCGGCGACTGAACCCGCTGGACGATAAGCTGAGGAACAACAAGTCTGTGAAAATCGTCCTGAGCAACTTGGTGGCCTTCCTGCTGTGCTTCATCCCCTACCACGTGGCCGCAGTCGTCTACTTCCTGGCCAAGAACCGCACAGAGGACCCGAACGTCATCAACCCCCTCAGAGACTTCGTCCATATCAGCATGTGTCTGGGCAGCATCAACTGTCTGACGGACGGGGTCTGCTACTACTTCATCCTGAAGGAGAACCTGCTGACTGCCagcaaggagaggaggaggatgtccaCGAGAGGAAACGCAGTGGCGAGGCTCAGGGAAATCAACCAGCATCCAATGGACAACATCAAGGTCAAGGAACCTGGAGAGATAGGATCAGACACCCAGGTCAATGGAGATCAATTGGACTTGCTAGATAGATGTGGCTTATCCCCTCTTGGTGCCTGCAGAGTGGAGAGCAGGGTGGAGACATTTCCCCTGTAG